One window of the Methanomassiliicoccaceae archaeon DOK genome contains the following:
- a CDS encoding sel1 repeat family protein: MASSEALRKAAEEGDAEAQYQLGLIYLYGNEEPKDARKAFEWMSRAAAQNVVPAKRELGVMLASGEGTEPDIPRAVQMLSDAADNLDPGALYHLGLMYEKGIGVPMDLQKAVRMLAYAASMGYPGAEFDADRIDRILTEERNRNLRARPILKLQVSDVDVEAACCKRMLDELLAQNIIFTETMQGPALLGEDKDGMDAVLHSCPFCGAKLEFIPHDHKW; encoded by the coding sequence ATGGCCAGTTCGGAAGCTCTCAGGAAGGCCGCCGAGGAAGGCGACGCGGAAGCACAGTACCAGCTCGGACTCATATACCTTTATGGAAACGAGGAGCCCAAGGACGCCCGGAAGGCGTTCGAGTGGATGTCCAGGGCGGCGGCCCAGAACGTCGTGCCCGCCAAGAGGGAGCTCGGGGTCATGCTGGCCTCAGGCGAGGGGACCGAGCCCGACATACCCCGTGCGGTACAGATGCTCAGCGACGCTGCGGACAACCTCGACCCCGGAGCACTGTACCATCTCGGTCTGATGTACGAGAAGGGGATCGGCGTGCCGATGGACCTCCAGAAAGCCGTCAGGATGCTCGCCTACGCTGCATCCATGGGTTATCCCGGAGCTGAGTTCGATGCCGACAGGATCGACAGGATCCTCACGGAGGAGAGGAACAGGAACCTCCGCGCCAGGCCCATACTGAAGCTCCAGGTCTCCGACGTCGACGTCGAGGCCGCCTGCTGCAAGAGGATGCTGGACGAGCTCCTCGCCCAGAACATCATCTTCACCGAGACTATGCAGGGACCCGCCCTCCTCGGAGAAGACAAGGATGGCATGGATGCCGTCCTCCACAGCTGCCCGTTCTGCGGGGCCAAGCTGGAGTTCATCCCCCACGACCACAAGTGGTGA
- a CDS encoding ACT domain-containing protein: MMIECLPMGFSVCRVRDYSGVDLERPFTFTGRTDRERSLVCPTSEVPSDVMDREDGWRALRVSGTLDFSLVGIISRIAGVLSERGIPVFVISTYDTDYILVRASALDEVVAALTSVGHEITRL; encoded by the coding sequence ATGATGATCGAGTGCCTCCCGATGGGGTTCTCCGTCTGCAGGGTCCGCGACTACTCCGGTGTGGATTTAGAGAGACCGTTCACGTTCACAGGCAGGACCGACCGCGAGAGGTCCCTGGTCTGCCCCACCTCCGAAGTCCCCTCCGATGTCATGGATCGTGAGGACGGATGGAGAGCCCTCAGGGTGTCAGGGACCCTGGACTTCTCGCTGGTGGGCATTATATCACGGATTGCGGGCGTTCTGTCCGAACGCGGGATCCCTGTTTTCGTCATTTCAACCTACGACACAGACTACATCCTTGTCCGCGCCTCGGCACTGGACGAGGTCGTGGCCGCGCTCACATCCGTCGGTCATGAGATAACGCGCCTGTGA
- a CDS encoding YgiQ family radical SAM protein gives MFIPTTPEEVRGRGWDSLDIVLVSGDTYTDNAYNGTAAIGHWLVDHGFRVGIIAQPDISSGDDISRLGLPELFWSVSAGCVDSMVANYTPTRKFRKEDDFTPGGVNDRRPDRATIAYTNLIKRHAKGRPVFLAGLEASLRRIAHYDFWSDSVRRSVLFDAKADGIVYGMAELATVELAERIRDGVDWKDVRGICYASPRIPDGFLELPSYDECRDDRRAFMDAFVGFRENSDPATARGLVQRHGDRYLVQNPPQRPLATEELDSLYESDFEDAVHPYYLTGGKVRAMDTVRNSITTHRGCYGDCSFCSIALHQGTTVVSRSRESIVREARRIASRPGFNGVIQDVGGPTANMYGIECGRKAERGRCPDRRCLGSRPCPSLPLDHAQQTSLLSEIAGIPGVRRVFVNSGIRYDMIVADREHGQTYLDDIVAHHVSGQMKVAPEHVSPRVLKLMGKPEREVLERFRSMFSESVAKCGKDEYLTYYFMAAHPGCTDDDMRELSEYCRTRLHIHPEQVQVFTPTPSSYSTAMYFTSMDSKGREVRVERSIQRRQKQKDMVVGRRRDA, from the coding sequence ATGTTCATACCCACCACCCCCGAGGAGGTCCGCGGTCGCGGATGGGATTCCCTGGACATCGTGCTCGTTTCGGGCGACACCTACACGGACAACGCCTACAACGGCACAGCGGCCATCGGGCACTGGCTCGTGGACCACGGTTTCAGGGTGGGCATCATCGCCCAGCCCGACATCTCCTCCGGGGACGACATCTCGAGGCTCGGCCTGCCTGAGCTGTTCTGGTCCGTGTCCGCCGGCTGTGTGGACTCCATGGTCGCTAACTACACTCCGACCAGGAAGTTCCGCAAGGAGGACGACTTCACGCCAGGCGGGGTCAACGACAGAAGGCCGGACAGGGCCACCATCGCCTACACCAACCTGATCAAGAGGCACGCCAAGGGCAGGCCGGTCTTCCTGGCCGGACTTGAGGCCAGCCTCAGACGCATCGCCCACTACGATTTCTGGTCTGACAGCGTCAGGAGATCCGTGCTCTTCGACGCCAAGGCGGACGGCATCGTCTACGGGATGGCCGAACTGGCCACGGTCGAGCTGGCCGAGAGGATCCGCGACGGTGTGGACTGGAAGGATGTCAGGGGGATCTGCTACGCGTCCCCGAGGATCCCCGACGGGTTCCTGGAGCTCCCATCGTACGATGAATGCAGGGACGACCGCCGGGCGTTCATGGACGCTTTCGTCGGATTCAGGGAGAACAGCGACCCGGCGACAGCCAGAGGGCTGGTGCAGCGGCACGGTGACCGGTACCTCGTGCAGAACCCCCCGCAGAGGCCCCTTGCGACCGAAGAGCTCGATTCCCTGTACGAGTCCGATTTCGAGGATGCGGTTCACCCGTACTATCTCACGGGCGGCAAGGTCAGGGCCATGGACACTGTCCGCAACTCCATCACGACACACCGCGGATGCTACGGCGACTGCTCGTTCTGTTCCATCGCCCTGCACCAGGGCACCACCGTCGTCTCAAGGTCCAGGGAATCCATAGTCAGGGAAGCTCGCAGGATCGCCTCGAGACCCGGATTCAACGGGGTCATACAGGATGTCGGAGGGCCCACGGCCAACATGTACGGCATCGAGTGCGGGCGCAAGGCGGAAAGGGGGAGGTGTCCGGACAGGAGATGCCTGGGCTCCAGGCCGTGCCCCAGCCTGCCGCTGGACCACGCCCAGCAGACCTCCCTCCTGAGCGAGATCGCCGGGATCCCGGGAGTCAGGAGGGTTTTCGTCAACTCCGGCATCCGCTACGACATGATCGTCGCCGACAGAGAGCACGGACAGACCTACCTCGACGATATCGTCGCCCATCACGTCTCCGGCCAGATGAAGGTTGCTCCCGAGCACGTCTCGCCCAGGGTGCTGAAACTAATGGGGAAGCCGGAGCGCGAGGTCCTCGAGAGGTTCCGCTCGATGTTCTCCGAATCCGTGGCCAAATGCGGAAAGGACGAGTACCTGACGTACTACTTCATGGCGGCCCACCCCGGCTGCACGGACGACGACATGAGGGAGCTTTCCGAATACTGCCGCACCAGGCTGCACATACACCCCGAACAGGTGCAGGTGTTCACCCCGACCCCGTCCTCTTACTCCACCGCGATGTACTTCACTTCGATGGACTCGAAGGGCAGGGAAGTCCGCGTTGAGAGGTCGATACAGAGGAGGCAGAAGCAGAAGGACATGGTCGTCGGGAGGCGCAGGGATGCATGA
- a CDS encoding pyridoxamine kinase: MHQERILAIHDISCVGRCSLTVALPIISSVGIECSGLPTAVLSTHTGGFTGFTYRDLTEDMVPIDQHWQSLGIKFDAFYTGFLGSFEQIDIVKRLFRDLSHEGTRIYVDPVMADKGKLYSVFGPDFPAGMRQLCEMADVIMPNITELSFMLGIEYRDGPYTREYIASVLEQARVFGVKQIVLTGISYEPGKIGAVYMDYTTGDTGEVMRNEIPGYYHGTGDVFSSAFVGAFESGLTLRDAVTAAVNFTVGSIVRTYDAKVDIRYGVNFEAGLKDYIAEVDAGRRGPSIVPATTDSDIRTLAQVASEVWREAFKGIVPDDQIEYMLDRFQSYEAMRRQIDEEGYTYLMIKEGSKVVGYAGYAPRGDRLFLSKIYILREYRHQGRTSAVFDHLREVARALGLRAVYLTVNRGNENSVKVYEHEGFEIIDSQDNPIGDGFVMNDFIMEMKV, encoded by the coding sequence ATGCACCAGGAAAGGATTCTCGCGATCCATGACATTTCCTGCGTCGGCAGGTGCTCCCTGACCGTCGCGCTTCCGATCATCTCGTCCGTGGGCATCGAATGCTCCGGACTCCCCACGGCCGTGCTCTCCACGCACACGGGCGGATTCACCGGCTTCACGTACCGCGACCTCACCGAGGATATGGTCCCCATCGACCAGCACTGGCAGTCCCTGGGCATAAAGTTCGACGCCTTCTACACCGGCTTCCTCGGGTCCTTCGAGCAGATCGACATCGTCAAGAGGCTATTCAGGGACCTCTCCCATGAGGGGACCAGGATCTACGTGGACCCGGTCATGGCCGACAAGGGGAAGCTCTACTCCGTCTTCGGCCCGGACTTCCCCGCCGGGATGCGCCAGCTCTGCGAGATGGCAGATGTCATCATGCCGAACATCACCGAGCTCAGTTTCATGCTCGGCATCGAGTACAGGGACGGACCGTACACGAGGGAGTACATTGCCTCGGTCCTGGAGCAGGCCAGGGTCTTCGGCGTCAAGCAGATCGTCCTGACAGGAATCAGCTACGAGCCCGGGAAGATAGGAGCGGTCTACATGGACTACACCACCGGAGACACGGGCGAGGTCATGCGCAACGAGATCCCCGGATACTACCACGGAACCGGCGACGTGTTCAGCTCCGCCTTCGTGGGGGCGTTCGAATCCGGCCTCACGCTCAGGGATGCCGTCACCGCCGCGGTCAACTTCACCGTGGGGAGCATAGTCAGGACGTACGACGCCAAGGTCGACATAAGGTACGGCGTCAACTTCGAGGCGGGCCTCAAGGACTACATAGCAGAGGTCGACGCCGGAAGGAGGGGACCGTCCATTGTCCCCGCCACTACCGACTCGGACATCCGCACTCTCGCCCAGGTCGCATCCGAGGTCTGGAGGGAGGCCTTCAAGGGCATCGTCCCAGACGACCAGATCGAGTACATGCTCGACAGGTTCCAGAGCTACGAGGCGATGAGAAGGCAGATCGACGAGGAGGGCTACACCTACCTCATGATAAAGGAGGGCTCCAAGGTTGTCGGCTACGCCGGATACGCCCCGAGGGGCGACAGGCTGTTCCTCTCCAAGATCTACATCCTGAGGGAGTACAGGCATCAGGGCAGGACCTCGGCCGTCTTCGACCATCTCAGAGAGGTCGCCAGGGCCCTGGGGCTCCGTGCCGTCTATCTGACGGTCAACAGGGGCAACGAGAACTCGGTCAAGGTCTACGAGCACGAGGGTTTCGAGATCATCGACTCCCAGGACAACCCCATCGGGGACGGCTTCGTCATGAACGACTTCATCATGGAGATGAAGGTCTGA
- a CDS encoding mechanosensitive ion channel translates to MAIIVLALVAAVALVPLADGADAATSQDIELTLPGDNTGTTVHVEVGSGGSETFRIYVYNKSDDYLMLTASGSSGSGSVDVSAVTGSDLLMPAGSSDRGHIATVDVTVSIDRYDMNQTEDGTVTLMFVDLADSTVRFEIPVTIDIAVSSSFYSADGNNKFLGLFPNTLDGVLGSEWFTAVVTLIAWMVIAYIVCLIFIPLFARIFVHKGEKDQRRKVKRNLTSLIVLLIAILSINQCLTILGVSPEIRDSFGMLSSILYIIIGAMIAWIVYVFIVTNVIKGVEKGTESGIDSSLIPLFKMIGKIVIAVIAVGSILAIFGVDLSGILVSAGVVTLGITLGAQNILNQFFSGIVLLSTRPFKKGDFVQINGTVYIVRKVKLMFTEFDNWDKDQVVTIPNNVVSGGTIVNMTGEDSEARTYVYVTVAYDADLKKAQELMVQAAMEHPHVIKDGSRSAPSTRLTNFLDSSIELRLAAYVDDFDSSGSYAGELRTRIFELFEQNGIEIPFNKLDIVFQTPCDGKRKEDDTTPEGQ, encoded by the coding sequence TTGGCAATCATCGTACTGGCCTTGGTCGCCGCAGTGGCACTCGTCCCCCTGGCGGACGGTGCCGATGCGGCCACATCCCAGGACATCGAGCTGACCCTGCCCGGCGACAACACCGGCACCACGGTGCACGTGGAGGTCGGCAGCGGCGGCAGCGAGACGTTCAGAATATACGTCTATAACAAATCCGACGACTATCTGATGCTGACGGCGTCCGGCTCGTCCGGCTCCGGCAGCGTCGACGTCTCCGCGGTCACGGGCTCGGACCTGCTCATGCCCGCGGGTTCGTCCGACAGGGGCCACATCGCCACGGTCGATGTCACCGTCTCCATCGACAGGTACGACATGAACCAGACCGAGGACGGCACCGTCACCCTCATGTTCGTGGACCTGGCAGACAGCACGGTGAGGTTCGAGATCCCCGTGACCATAGACATCGCAGTCTCCTCGTCGTTCTACTCCGCTGACGGGAACAACAAGTTCCTCGGACTTTTCCCCAACACGCTCGACGGCGTCCTCGGATCGGAGTGGTTCACTGCCGTGGTGACTCTGATCGCGTGGATGGTCATCGCCTACATCGTATGCCTGATTTTCATCCCCCTGTTCGCCAGGATATTCGTACACAAGGGCGAGAAGGACCAGAGGCGCAAGGTCAAGAGGAACCTGACCAGCCTCATCGTCCTGCTGATCGCCATCCTCTCCATCAACCAGTGCCTGACTATACTCGGTGTCAGCCCGGAGATCAGGGACTCGTTCGGGATGCTCTCCAGCATCCTGTACATCATCATAGGCGCAATGATCGCGTGGATCGTCTACGTCTTCATCGTGACCAACGTCATCAAGGGCGTGGAGAAGGGCACCGAGTCGGGCATCGACTCATCGCTGATCCCGCTGTTCAAGATGATCGGGAAGATCGTCATCGCCGTCATCGCGGTCGGATCCATCCTCGCGATATTCGGAGTGGACCTCAGCGGCATCCTTGTCAGCGCGGGTGTCGTCACTCTGGGCATAACCCTGGGCGCACAGAACATCCTCAACCAGTTCTTCTCCGGAATCGTGCTGCTCTCCACCCGTCCGTTCAAGAAGGGAGACTTCGTTCAGATCAACGGGACAGTTTACATCGTGAGGAAGGTCAAGCTCATGTTCACCGAGTTCGACAACTGGGACAAGGACCAGGTCGTGACCATCCCCAACAACGTCGTCTCCGGAGGGACCATCGTCAACATGACCGGCGAGGACAGCGAGGCCAGGACGTACGTCTACGTCACCGTGGCTTACGACGCCGACCTGAAGAAGGCCCAGGAGCTCATGGTTCAGGCGGCCATGGAGCACCCCCATGTCATCAAGGACGGTTCCCGCTCCGCCCCGTCCACCAGGCTCACCAACTTCCTCGACTCGTCCATCGAGCTGAGACTCGCGGCCTACGTCGACGACTTCGACAGCAGCGGTTCCTATGCCGGGGAGCTGAGGACCAGGATCTTCGAGCTCTTCGAGCAGAACGGCATCGAGATACCGTTCAACAAGCTCGACATCGTCTTCCAGACGCCCTGCGACGGCAAGAGGAAGGAGGACGACACGACGCCCGAAGGACAGTGA
- a CDS encoding TetR family transcriptional regulator, with amino-acid sequence MSRKAYTREERESIRDSMIRRSVRVFAEKGLRNASLEDVYVPEGISKTFFYTFFPSKSSLIAEVFSSQSSEMLDVLRKNVWDYGAVNGMRETLSDVLDGRWFIASFDDQTYLRDIMSEEEFNAFKNDRIVLFADILNIIGVPVSRLDPRVFYNMLMSVVWTCCSHQSSMPFLYGEVARSSSDIQIERLVEYVSSLRVDSGVCDGH; translated from the coding sequence ATGTCCAGGAAGGCTTACACCCGCGAGGAGCGCGAGTCCATACGCGACAGCATGATCCGTCGCTCGGTCAGGGTGTTCGCCGAGAAGGGCCTCAGGAATGCCAGTCTGGAGGACGTCTACGTCCCGGAGGGCATCTCCAAGACGTTCTTCTACACGTTCTTCCCCTCGAAGTCTTCCCTCATCGCCGAGGTGTTCAGCAGTCAGTCCTCGGAGATGCTGGATGTCCTGCGCAAAAACGTGTGGGACTACGGGGCAGTCAACGGGATGAGGGAGACGCTCTCGGATGTCCTGGACGGGAGGTGGTTCATCGCCTCCTTCGACGACCAGACGTATCTGCGGGACATCATGAGCGAGGAGGAGTTCAACGCGTTCAAGAACGATCGCATCGTCCTCTTCGCCGACATCCTGAATATCATCGGCGTGCCCGTCAGCAGACTCGACCCGCGCGTTTTCTACAACATGCTCATGTCCGTTGTCTGGACATGCTGCTCGCATCAGTCCTCCATGCCGTTCCTGTACGGGGAGGTCGCCCGCAGCTCGTCGGACATACAGATCGAACGTCTCGTCGAATACGTCTCCAGTCTGAGAGTAGACTCAGGTGTTTGCGACGGCCATTGA